In Capricornis sumatraensis isolate serow.1 chromosome 18, serow.2, whole genome shotgun sequence, one genomic interval encodes:
- the LOC138094318 gene encoding uncharacterized protein codes for MSTVKDRNSKDLTEAEEIKKRWQEYTEELSKKGRTRKPNFPTVPPDGRSWRCSPGCAGSGRGAAHAPLGPEPAEVGARSRRRRGALGRRDRGRGLRAAGAARALSAGFGSCRFPSRRTGIVAAGAAAASPQSRAAGGRAPRDADAGEARRLGVRGGAAARGAGVGPTGRGPALPCPAAAARAPGSRRADAPGPGCAGPAASRPGLRWSGGVSTWAPEAPGAAAAASGREPAGGRNHTGSGSASRAAPGACGEGRGAGAAALQVGVGEPRAVSSQSSWGESHTPPFHGPFPSPGSTFFCLVRFGIGVSAAFVAASGPEGSDLSEVVGKL; via the exons atgagcaCAGTGAAGgatagaaacagcaaggacctaacagaagcagaagaaattaagaagaggtggcaagaatacacagaagaactatccaaaaaag GGAGGACCAGAAAGCCCAACTTTCCCACGGTGCCGCCGGACGGGCGCAGCTGGCGCTGCTCGCCAGGCTGCGCGGGGTCAGGACGGGGCGCCGCCCACGCGCCGCTCGGGCCGGAACCCGCCGAGGTGGGTGCGCGGAGCCGGAGGCGGCGGGGAGCGCTGGGGCGCCGAGACCGAGGCCGCGGGCTCCGGGCCGCCGGCGCAGCTCGAGCGCTTTCCGCGGGGTTTGGCTCCTGTCGCTTCCCGTCTCGCCGAACCGGCATCGTCGCCGCGGGAGCCGCCGCCGCGAGTCCTCAGAGCCGGGCTGCGGGCGGCCGGGCGCCCCGGGACGCGGACGCAGGTGAGGCCCGGCGGTTGGGAGTCCGGGGGGGCGCGGCCGCCCGAGGGGCTGGCGTCGGCCCGACCGGGCgcggccctgccctgccctgcccggcCGCGGCGGCTCGGGCCCCGGGCTCGCGCCGGGCGGACGCGCCGGGGCCGGGCTGCGCTGGCCCGGCCGCCTCCCGCCCCGGCCTCAGGTGGAGCGGCGGCGTTTCAACTTGGGCACCTGAGGCtcccggggcggcggcggcggcctcgGGGCGCGAGCCGGCCGGAGGGCGGAATCACACGGGGTCTGGGAGCGCGAGCCGGGCGGCGCCGGGGGCGTGCGGGGAGGGCCGCGGGGCCGGCGCGGCCGCCCTCCAGGTGGGAGTTGGGGAACCGCGTGCGGTTTCCTCTCAGAGCTCGTGGGGAGAGTCGCACACACCCCCCTTCCACGGCCCGTTCCCTTCGCCCGGATCCACTTTCTTTTGTCTGGTCCGTTTCGGTATCGGCGTCTCAGCTGCTTTTGTTGCAGCCTCGGGTCCGGAGGGTTCAGACTTGTCAGAGGTCGTGGGTAAGCTCTGA